A part of Dermacentor variabilis isolate Ectoservices chromosome 10, ASM5094787v1, whole genome shotgun sequence genomic DNA contains:
- the LOC142560720 gene encoding uncharacterized protein LOC142560720: MSESSQALFSKRAPDRNSIDWDSLNIPCTKKDGASCSLMKHRHDLNKVLLRACLELREDGRGKSRGDVLIECDEARDCRYAACGSEQVSREARALDLAERLLTEHRCITAIKFRPLLMRRASMLSAINRNRFLTSITICTAILSSPQDDDIFLEMLNPIPQRGNGALKVNEFDEEGGVDVAMPGRSLGLGMDHLTTLDMSDVHMNDTHACWLIRDLIENKSITELGVSHCVFRYRDEASNALFARYLAKEDCALRKLTLKSTIIYRRGLDLCLREIVDALCKMNTLEELNANIVFVPVSFMTRVTLFAEVITRSATLRRLRLPSTYCKCLAHKWGLPIQLPDPQAAKCMESLCQALRKPNATLGRLRIDMRSFGEAEWNAFFRAVADNKALEAVVVDTLPCIDGLDSVSKTIRERGLDDRVVIKGQCAHDNTRQLQQCPQICNATIDKVIGTADIAPLIIPSLRVVSGCDHITSLRVDCYSYERNEYSTLAAYIRGSTALTEVDIELIPMGDLRTSPELREAEGELVSALASNTKLVRVNLKGLQLSYDDLNVLARGASRSLSLTEFTVSPNCIVYEWFQVLGLNCSVHVTEASLEAADDKEGALADIMEVARKNSSAIWDAADFVLGEQDGVEGARAIELMRDHPRLLERVMEGADVTKAEAKKRIRSALVRVRNSSIDEFMTMTGVVKEAVQCLSQPGARRRQLADIGHDCWLHIRSFLKIADVLSL; encoded by the exons ATGTCTGAATCCTCGCAAGCTCTCTTCAGCAAACGTGCACCCGACAGGAACAGCATCGACTGGGACTCGCTGAACATCCCATGCACTAAGAAGGATGGTGCCAGCTGCAGCCTAATGAAACACCGTCATGACTTGAATAAGGTCCTTCTACGTGCTTGCCTTGAGCTTCGGGAAGATGGGCGAGGAAAGAGCAGAGGAGACGTCCTAATCGAGTGTGACGAGGCACGCGATTGCAGGTACGCTGCATGCGGCTCAGAGCAAGTCTCGCGCGAAGCGAGGGCACTGGATCTCGCCGAGCGTCTACTCACCGAGCATCGCTGCATCACAGCGATAAAATTCAGGCCCCTTTTGATGCGTCGCGCCTCGATGCTTTCAGCAATAAATCGCAATCGCTTTTTGACAAGCATTACCATCTGCACAGCAATTCTATCATCACCTCAAGACGACGATATCTTTCTCGAAATGCTCAATCCTATCCCACAGCGTGGAAATGGGGCCCTCAAGGTCAACGAGTTTGACGAGGAAGGGGGAGTCGACGTGGCCATGCCTGGAAGGTCACTCGGCTTAGGCATGGATCATCTCACAACACTCGACATGTCAGATGTTCATATGAACGATACCCATGCGTGTTGGTTGATCCGGGATCTCATTGAAAACAAGAGCATCACTGAACTCGGTGTCTCACACTGCGTGTTCCGCTATCGCGACGAAGCCTCCAACGCGCTCTTCGCCAGATACCTCGCCAAAGAAGACTGCGCGCTGCGAAAACTGACTCTCAAATCGACGATCATTTACCGCAGAGGGTTGGACCTGTGCCTTCGCGAAATCGTCGATGCACTCTGCAAGATGAACACTTTGGAGGAACTGAACGCAAACATCGTCTTTGTGCCCGTAAGCTT CATGACTAGGGTCACCCTCTTCGCCGAAGTCATCACACGGAGTGCCACACTACGGCGGCTGAGACTACCTTCAACGTATTGCAAATGTCTTGCGCATAAATGGGGTCTACCTATCCAGCTTCCGGATCCCCAAGCTGCGAAGTGCATGGAGTCCTTGTGCCAAGCCCTACGCAAACCGAACGCGACGCTCGGCCGGCTCCGCATCGACATGCGCTCTTTCGGAGAAGCAGAGTGGAACGCCTTCTTCCGTGCAGTTGCGGACAACAAGGCACTGGAGGCGGTGGTCGTCGACACCTTGCCCTGCATCGACGGACTCGACAGCGTCTCCAAAACTATTCGGGAACGGGGACTCGATGACCGCGTTGTCATCAAGGGACAATGCGCGCACGACAACACAAGGCAGCTGCAGCAATGCCCACAAATCTGCAATGCAACCATCGATAAGGTCATCGGTACAGCCGATATCGCACCATTGATTATCCCATCTTTGCGCGTTGTCAGTGGTTGCGATCACATAACTTCGCTGCGGGTTGATTGCTATAGCTACGAACGCAATGAATATTCCACCTTGGCAGCATATATAAGGGGCTCTACGGCGCTCACTGAGGTAGACATAGAGCTGATTCCCATGGGTGACCTTAGGACAAGCCCGGAGCTTCGGGAAGCGGAAGGAGAACTGGTGTCAGCTCTCGCTTCTAACACCAAGCTAGTGAGAGTCAACCTCAAGGGTTTGCAGCTGTCCTACGACGACTTGAACGTGCTCGCGCGAGGCGCTAGCAGGAGCCTCAGCCTGACCGAATTCACCGTGAGTCCTAATTGCATCGTTTACGAGTGGTTTCAAGTCCTGGGGCTCAACTGTTCTGTACACGTGACCGAAGCGTCCCTCGAAGCAGCCGACGACAAGGAAGGTGCACTGGCGGACATCATG GAAGTGGCCAGGAAGAATTCATCCGCCATCTGGGACGCTGCAGACTTCGTGCTGGGCGAACAAGATGGCGTTGAGGGTGCCCGCGCCATCGAGCTGATGCGTGACCACCCGCGTCTCCTCGAAAGGGTGATGGAAGGTGCTGACGTCACTAAGGCCGAAGCCAAGAAGAGGATCCGCAGCGCCCTGGTTCGCGTCCGCAACAGTAGCATTGACGAATTTATGACAATGACTGGCGTCGTCAAGGAGGCGGTGCAGTGCCTCAGTCAACCCGGTGCCAGGAGACGTCAGCTAGCCGACATTGGCCACGACTGCTGGCTCCACATTCGAAGCTTCCTGAAGATAGCGGACGTCCTGTCACTTTGA